The Cyclobacterium amurskyense genome contains the following window.
TGTATTTACTGGGGTAAAGATAAGGAATCTTTTGGCAAAAAAAACTCTTGAATAAATTTATTTTCAGGAATTAAAAGATTACATAAAATACTGTGGCCACACATTGGACAAAAACAGTACGATTCACCCGTTTAATAGGATTATTATTTCATTAATTTTACTCCCTCATTTAGGCATTTTTGCACCTCTTCTTCAGGCCAAATTCCAGATTGTACTTCACCTATATGTTTTTTGCGAAGCAGAAACATGCAAGTTCTGGACTGACCTATTCCACCACCTATACTTTGAGGTAATTCACCATTCAGTAATTTTTTGTGGAAGAATAAATTTCTTCGTTTTTCTTCACCAGCCATTTTCAACTGTCTTTCAAGGGTCTCTGCATTTACTCTAATTCCCATTGAGGAGAGTTCGAATGAGTTTTCAAGAAGTGGGTTCCAAACCAAAATGTCGCCATTCAATCCTTTGTGTCCTTCTGAATTATAGCTACTCCAGTCATCATAATCAGGTGCACGACCATCATGTTTTTCACCATTGCTTAATTCATCTCCAATGCCAATTAGAAAGACTGCACCGTGGGCCTTACAGGCTTGGTACTCCCTTTGTTTAGGCGTTAAATCGGGGAATTCTTGTAGCAATTCTTCCGCTTGAATGAACTTTATTTTTTCTGGTAAAATAGGGCTTATCTGTGGAAAAAGAGAACAAACATTACTTTCCATTTCCTGAAAAATACCATATATATTTTCCACAACCTCCTTTAGGTATTCTAGTTTACGGTCGGAATCGTTTATTTTTTGCTCCCAATCCCATTGGTCTACATACAAGGAATGTTGTGGTGAATAATCTTCATCAGGTCTCAAAGCCCTCATGTCAGTAATTATACCTTCACGGTCTACAGTCTCAAGTTCTGCTAGTTGCCACCTTTTCCATTTGGCAAGTGATTGCACCACTACTGCAGGTGCATCTGCTTGATTTTTTATGGGGAATTTTACCGGACGTTCTATTCCGCTAAGGTCATCATTAATTCCTGTGCCATCCATAATCACTAGGGGACAAGACACCTTGAAAAGATTCAACCTCTGAGACATCATCTCAGGAAATTTTGTTTTAATGAGGTCTATAGCTTTTTCTGTCTCCCTCCTGTTTAATAAGCAATTGTATTTCAGCTCACTAGTTGACACCATTTTTATATATTTACTATGATCACTATTTGTCATTCTTCTGGAAATCGGCCCCAATATTAAGGAAAAGAATTGATTCAAGAAAATATTAAGGACCAAAGCCAGATTTAAGGTAAAAAATTGATGTATACTGGTTTGTGTATAGCTGTTTGTATGTCAGTTTGTTGTAGCTCCCCAGTTTCAATGTTCCTTTTGAAAACTACTATTGTGTTTGAATTCTGATTACCAGCCAAAAGGTGTTTTCCGTCTAGCGTGATGTTGAAATTTCGCGGTGCTTCTCCCCCAGAGGAAATTGTCTGCACATGCTTCAAATCACCAATGTCTATTATTGTAAAGGCAATGATTTCATTGGCTTCACCACGATTGGATGCATACACGAATTTTTGATCAGGACTAATTCGCACTTCTGCAGCCCCGACTTTTCCTTCGAAATTCTCTTTCGTTAATTTATGCGTTGATAAATGACTTAATTCCCCATCATTATAGCTATAAACCCCAATTTCAGCAGATATCTCATGAATCAAATAAAGCCTGTCTCCGGCAGCATTGAAGACCATATGACGTGGCCCTGCCCCAGGGGCTACTTTTAATCTAAAAGCGGGATTGGTATTTAGAGGCTTCTCCTGATTGTTATCAAAATCATAAACAACTACTTCATCTGTTCCTAAGTCAGCTATCAAAAGCCGGCCATCCTTAGGGTGGAATATAGCTGAATGCACATGAGATTGCTTTTGCCGATTGGGAACTACACTGCCACCCTCGTGGGCAAGTACTTGAACAGCTGGTTTTAGTTGTCCATTTTCGTCGGTAGGGATTACAGTAAAGTCACCTGAAGAGTAATTGGCCGCTATAATAAACTTTTCACTTGGGTCTAAAGTAATGTAACACGGTGATTGTCCCTCTGCGCTTACTGTATTTAGTTTTGTCAGTTCATCATCTATTAAGCTAAAGGAACTTACTTTTCCGCCATTTTCTCCACCAGTTTCTTCTACAGCATAAACAAGGTTTTGAGCTTGATTTGCTATGACAAAAGAAGGGTTGTCTGGTTC
Protein-coding sequences here:
- the asnA gene encoding aspartate--ammonia ligase, whose product is MVSTSELKYNCLLNRRETEKAIDLIKTKFPEMMSQRLNLFKVSCPLVIMDGTGINDDLSGIERPVKFPIKNQADAPAVVVQSLAKWKRWQLAELETVDREGIITDMRALRPDEDYSPQHSLYVDQWDWEQKINDSDRKLEYLKEVVENIYGIFQEMESNVCSLFPQISPILPEKIKFIQAEELLQEFPDLTPKQREYQACKAHGAVFLIGIGDELSNGEKHDGRAPDYDDWSSYNSEGHKGLNGDILVWNPLLENSFELSSMGIRVNAETLERQLKMAGEEKRRNLFFHKKLLNGELPQSIGGGIGQSRTCMFLLRKKHIGEVQSGIWPEEEVQKCLNEGVKLMK
- a CDS encoding lactonase family protein; this translates as MKNLINISLLILCLACGTASKEKVEMKAKETPLKHRFLLGTYTNSPEQGIHLMEFDTDSGKINTLSTASEPDNPSFVIANQAQNLVYAVEETGGENGGKVSSFSLIDDELTKLNTVSAEGQSPCYITLDPSEKFIIAANYSSGDFTVIPTDENGQLKPAVQVLAHEGGSVVPNRQKQSHVHSAIFHPKDGRLLIADLGTDEVVVYDFDNNQEKPLNTNPAFRLKVAPGAGPRHMVFNAAGDRLYLIHEISAEIGVYSYNDGELSHLSTHKLTKENFEGKVGAAEVRISPDQKFVYASNRGEANEIIAFTIIDIGDLKHVQTISSGGEAPRNFNITLDGKHLLAGNQNSNTIVVFKRNIETGELQQTDIQTAIHKPVYINFLP